The following are encoded together in the Microcoleus sp. FACHB-68 genome:
- a CDS encoding SBBP repeat-containing protein: MDNLGVQAFNEPVSGNLSTTDQGNKDILSTGSNPNTPPAGFDSDYYLRENLDVAVAVNSGVYENGWEHWLLHGREEGRLPAANSEHDLINEISENTPTVAQWENNDALTNVGIEKQQDWGKLGLSFIENAGQVDAEVKYQIKGRGHTFYFTPNEIIFTAQSQGEGETENTSSVVRSNLIGGNFNPTIETLGKLPGVANFLNGDDPNQWKTDVSTYEGVVYRNVYEGIDRIYKGTEGHLKGEFIVAAGADAGQIKIQYKGMEDLELRKDGALIIKTATGELIDSAPYVYQEINGEIKEVESAYKLLGDGTVGFSLGAYDSAHTLVIDPVLIYHNRTFYTGLPGTGDGIAVDSVGNVYVTGYTSFNRFPTTVNAFQTTAPAPSNAFVTKLDATGTTLIYSTYLGGNGNRDYGNDIAIDSAGNAYITGTTNSTDFPTVNPLQPAKASSSELADSFVTKLNASGNALLFSTYLGGSDGATAQSIALDGVGNIYVMGSTSSTDFPTVNPLQGQLAGDSDGFVSKLNPDGTALVYSTYLGGTGGDQFTDMVLDNAGNVFLAGSTGSVDFPTTNPLQGQKADGADGFVSKLNPNGTALVYSTYLGASGYEIVNGIAVDISGNAYLVGSTDSDNFPLKNAFLGEKTTPLDGFVSKLNPDGTALVYSSYLSRSFSSGNGFGTTYDRYRNGQAIAIDTSGNAYATINETFRFSVGSGNITGDGHSSYLFKINPLGTKHTLSEIYAAQSAEIAVDSVGSVYIVGSEYDTANFSSPVVSKYYTGNPLFTFAELLELESQGKEPATLYFDEKYYLANNPDVAADVAKGNYAGGALEHYQKYGQIENRQPSLLFDPILYLEQNPDVKDAVQKGVYSSAWDHFARYGQYEERDARLLIYDEAFYLANNPDVKRDVEAGVYRYGFEHFIRNGQFEKRDPSALFNTQYYLATNPDVAEDVSRGGSAFNHFVRHGISENRPNLLEKNRNPSNLFNANQYLNQDEGLAAATATGEVTSGIFHYLKFGQFEGRTPRLKLFDEKFYLDSNADVAAEVSKGTYRSGYEHFIRYGQAEKRQPSEQYDEAFYLANNKDVAADVAKGLYRSGFEHFVNYGSAEGRAGIG; the protein is encoded by the coding sequence ATGGATAATCTCGGCGTGCAAGCATTCAATGAGCCGGTGTCAGGGAATTTATCCACTACAGATCAGGGAAACAAAGATATATTATCAACCGGCTCAAATCCCAACACTCCCCCAGCCGGATTTGATAGTGATTATTACTTACGAGAAAATCTCGATGTAGCAGTAGCCGTTAACAGCGGAGTGTATGAAAATGGGTGGGAACATTGGCTATTGCATGGCAGAGAAGAAGGAAGACTGCCGGCAGCGAACAGCGAACACGATTTAATTAACGAAATCTCAGAAAATACCCCAACAGTCGCCCAATGGGAAAATAATGATGCGCTGACAAATGTTGGAATTGAAAAACAGCAAGACTGGGGAAAATTAGGGTTAAGTTTTATAGAAAATGCCGGCCAAGTGGATGCCGAAGTAAAATACCAAATAAAAGGTAGGGGTCACACCTTCTATTTCACCCCCAATGAAATCATCTTCACCGCACAATCACAGGGAGAAGGGGAAACAGAAAACACCTCCTCTGTAGTGCGAAGCAACTTAATCGGAGGCAATTTCAACCCCACCATTGAAACCCTGGGAAAATTGCCAGGAGTCGCTAACTTCCTGAATGGAGACGATCCGAATCAATGGAAAACCGACGTTTCCACCTATGAAGGCGTAGTGTACCGAAACGTATACGAAGGCATTGACCGGATTTATAAAGGAACAGAAGGGCATTTAAAAGGGGAATTTATCGTAGCAGCCGGCGCAGATGCGGGACAAATAAAGATTCAATACAAAGGAATGGAAGACCTGGAATTGCGCAAAGATGGAGCGCTAATAATCAAGACAGCAACCGGAGAATTAATCGACTCAGCGCCCTATGTTTATCAAGAAATAAACGGAGAAATCAAAGAAGTTGAGTCGGCTTATAAACTGTTAGGAGATGGCACAGTCGGGTTTAGTTTAGGTGCTTACGATTCAGCACATACCTTAGTGATTGATCCGGTGCTGATTTACCACAACAGAACATTCTATACTGGACTCCCCGGCACAGGCGATGGCATTGCGGTAGACAGTGTCGGCAATGTATACGTTACGGGCTATACAAGTTTCAATAGGTTCCCCACTACTGTTAATGCTTTCCAAACCACTGCTCCTGCACCCTCAAATGCCTTCGTTACCAAACTTGACGCCACCGGCACAACTTTAATCTACTCGACTTACTTGGGTGGCAATGGCAATAGAGATTATGGCAACGACATTGCAATTGATAGTGCCGGCAACGCCTACATCACAGGAACTACGAATTCCACCGACTTCCCCACAGTCAATCCCCTGCAACCTGCAAAGGCTAGCAGTTCTGAGCTGGCAGACAGCTTTGTTACCAAACTGAATGCTAGTGGCAATGCTTTGCTCTTCTCGACTTATTTGGGTGGCAGTGATGGTGCTACTGCCCAAAGCATAGCCCTAGATGGTGTTGGTAATATCTATGTGATGGGAAGTACCAGTTCTACCGACTTCCCCACAGTAAATCCCTTGCAAGGCCAGTTAGCGGGAGATTCGGATGGCTTTGTAAGCAAACTTAATCCTGATGGCACGGCTTTAGTTTACTCGACTTACCTCGGTGGGACTGGTGGTGATCAGTTCACAGACATGGTTCTAGACAACGCGGGTAATGTGTTTTTAGCTGGAAGCACCGGCTCTGTGGATTTTCCCACCACAAACCCCCTACAAGGTCAGAAGGCAGATGGTGCAGATGGCTTTGTGAGCAAACTCAATCCTAATGGCACAGCCTTAGTTTACTCGACTTACCTCGGCGCAAGCGGCTATGAGATAGTTAATGGCATCGCTGTAGATATTTCGGGCAATGCCTATCTAGTAGGAAGTACTGATTCTGACAACTTCCCCCTTAAAAACGCTTTCCTAGGCGAGAAGACAACTCCCTTAGACGGCTTTGTGAGTAAACTCAATCCTGATGGCACAGCTTTAGTTTACTCCTCTTACCTTTCCAGAAGTTTTAGCTCGGGAAATGGTTTTGGCACAACCTATGATCGATATCGCAATGGTCAGGCTATTGCGATAGATACTTCAGGCAATGCCTATGCGACAATCAATGAAACATTTAGATTTTCGGTTGGTTCAGGTAATATAACGGGGGACGGCCATTCTTCCTATCTTTTCAAGATTAATCCTCTGGGCACTAAGCATACCTTATCCGAAATCTATGCAGCTCAAAGTGCTGAGATCGCTGTTGACAGTGTGGGCAGTGTTTATATAGTAGGTAGCGAGTACGATACTGCGAATTTTTCCAGTCCTGTCGTTTCCAAATACTACACCGGCAATCCCCTATTCACCTTTGCCGAATTACTCGAACTAGAAAGCCAAGGAAAAGAACCAGCCACCCTGTACTTTGACGAAAAATATTATCTGGCGAATAACCCAGATGTGGCTGCCGATGTCGCAAAAGGTAACTATGCCGGTGGCGCTTTGGAACATTATCAAAAATACGGTCAAATAGAAAATCGGCAACCCAGCCTTCTGTTTGACCCCATACTCTATCTCGAACAAAACCCAGATGTAAAGGATGCAGTCCAGAAAGGCGTTTATAGCAGTGCCTGGGATCACTTCGCCCGCTATGGGCAATATGAAGAACGCGACGCGAGGCTGCTAATTTATGATGAAGCGTTCTATCTCGCCAATAATCCTGATGTCAAGCGGGATGTAGAAGCCGGAGTTTACCGCTACGGTTTTGAACACTTTATCCGTAATGGACAGTTTGAAAAGCGTGACCCCAGTGCTCTATTCAACACTCAATATTATTTGGCAACCAACCCCGATGTGGCAGAAGATGTGAGCCGAGGTGGGAGTGCCTTTAATCACTTTGTGCGTCATGGAATCTCGGAAAACCGGCCTAACTTGTTAGAGAAAAACCGCAACCCCAGCAATTTGTTTAACGCCAACCAGTATCTTAATCAAGATGAAGGTTTAGCGGCAGCAACGGCAACAGGTGAAGTAACAAGTGGGATTTTCCATTACTTAAAGTTTGGTCAATTTGAGGGACGTACGCCACGTCTAAAGCTATTTGATGAAAAGTTTTATTTAGACAGCAACGCGGATGTGGCGGCAGAAGTAAGTAAGGGAACTTATCGCAGTGGTTACGAACACTTTATCCGCTACGGACAAGCAGAAAAACGCCAGCCTAGTGAGCAATATGACGAGGCTTTTTATCTAGCAAATAACAAGGACGTGGCGGCAGATGTAGCGAAGGGTTTATACCGCAGTGGGTTTGAACATTTTGTGAACTACGGTTCGGCTGAAGGAAGGGCCGGCATCGGTTAA
- the gmk gene encoding guanylate kinase: MQSGKLIVLTGPSGVGKGTLLRSLLKRHPELYLSVSVTTRAPRKGEIHGKHYYFIDRHQFEQLVAAGDLLEWAEFAGNYYGTLRRQVETHLQQGEWVVLEIELEGARQIRQTFPQALQLFILPPSVDTLETRIRQRGQDSEEAIARRLNRAVEEIAAADEFDIKIVNDELEKTLECIEAELFVPA; this comes from the coding sequence ATGCAAAGCGGGAAACTGATTGTGCTGACTGGGCCAAGTGGCGTGGGAAAAGGAACTTTGTTGCGCTCACTGCTAAAGCGTCATCCTGAACTGTATCTGTCGGTATCTGTGACGACTCGCGCCCCTCGCAAGGGCGAGATTCATGGCAAGCATTATTATTTCATTGACCGGCACCAATTTGAGCAACTGGTCGCGGCGGGCGACTTGCTAGAGTGGGCTGAGTTTGCCGGTAATTATTACGGAACCTTGCGCCGGCAAGTAGAGACTCACCTACAGCAAGGTGAGTGGGTAGTCCTAGAAATTGAGTTAGAAGGGGCAAGACAAATCAGGCAGACATTTCCTCAAGCCCTGCAATTATTTATTCTGCCGCCCTCAGTTGATACCCTAGAGACTCGCATTCGCCAGCGGGGACAAGATTCGGAAGAAGCGATTGCAAGGCGTCTCAACCGTGCAGTTGAAGAAATCGCCGCCGCTGATGAATTTGACATCAAGATTGTCAATGACGAGTTAGAAAAAACCTTAGAGTGTATCGAGGCGGAACTGTTTGTCCCCGCTTAG